One Amycolatopsis sp. NBC_00355 genomic window carries:
- a CDS encoding ParA family protein — MSTPNQPAVPAASAGSAAANLQHATIATPVNHDGDEPRERNGKKVKLEGIGPTGRPIREHPDPAPLDHHGPAKIMAMCNQKGGVGKTTSTINLGAALAEYGRKVLLVDFDPQGALAVGLGIQPHELDHTVYNAIMERAVSATDVLLKTRVDGVDLLPSNIDLSAAEVQLVAEVGREHTLLRVLRPVMNDYDYVLVDCQPSLGLLTVNALTAADGVIIPLECEFFSLRGVALLIDTIEKVQERLNPKLDIVGILATMYDPRTLHSKEVMARVVEAFGETVFDTVINRTVRFPETTVAGEPITTWAPKSAGAAAYRQLAREVIAR, encoded by the coding sequence ATGTCGACACCGAACCAGCCGGCCGTACCGGCCGCGTCCGCCGGGTCGGCCGCGGCGAACCTCCAGCACGCCACCATCGCCACCCCCGTGAACCACGACGGCGATGAACCGAGAGAGCGCAACGGCAAGAAGGTGAAACTCGAAGGCATCGGGCCAACCGGCCGCCCGATCCGCGAACACCCCGATCCGGCGCCCCTGGACCACCACGGCCCGGCGAAGATCATGGCGATGTGCAACCAGAAGGGCGGCGTCGGCAAGACGACGTCGACCATCAACCTGGGCGCCGCCCTCGCCGAGTACGGCCGCAAGGTGCTGCTCGTCGACTTCGACCCGCAGGGCGCGCTCGCCGTCGGTCTCGGCATCCAGCCGCACGAACTGGACCACACGGTCTACAACGCCATCATGGAGCGTGCCGTCAGCGCCACCGACGTGCTGCTGAAAACCCGCGTCGACGGCGTTGACCTGCTGCCGAGCAACATCGACCTGTCCGCGGCGGAGGTCCAGCTCGTCGCTGAGGTAGGGCGCGAACACACGTTGTTACGGGTCCTTCGTCCGGTCATGAACGACTACGACTATGTTCTTGTCGACTGCCAGCCCTCGCTCGGCCTTCTCACGGTGAACGCGCTGACCGCCGCGGACGGCGTGATCATCCCGTTGGAGTGCGAGTTCTTCAGTCTGCGAGGTGTAGCGCTCCTGATCGACACGATCGAGAAGGTGCAGGAACGCCTCAACCCCAAACTGGACATAGTCGGGATTCTCGCCACCATGTACGACCCGAGAACCCTGCACTCGAAGGAGGTCATGGCTCGCGTGGTGGAGGCATTCGGCGAGACCGTGTTCGACACGGTCATCAACCGCACGGTGCGGTTCCCCGAGACGACGGTCGCGGGTGAGCCGATCACGACCTGGGCGCCCAAGTCGGCCGGCGCGGCGGCGTACCGCCAGCTGGCGCGCGAGGTGATCGCTCGGTGA
- the xerD gene encoding site-specific tyrosine recombinase XerD — MIAAYLDHLVVERGTARNTLDSYARDLRRYAAHLDGSGIGKIADVTAAHVTLFGAALREGDAEHQPLAASSAARALVAVRGLHKFAHAEGVTEHNPAREVRPPTPAKRLPKALPVDDVLRLLETPAPDGERALRDRALLELLYSTGARISEAVGLDLDDIDDDERTVLLDGKGGKQRLVPIGRPAIAALHAYTVRARPVLASHGRGTAAMFLNVRGSRLSRQSAWQVLKDTAERAGIAVAVSPHTLRHSFATHLLEGGADVRVVQELLGHASVTTTQVYTLVTVNTLREVYATAHPRALG, encoded by the coding sequence GTGATCGCCGCGTACCTCGACCACCTGGTCGTCGAACGCGGGACCGCGCGCAACACCCTGGACAGTTACGCCCGTGACCTGCGCCGGTACGCCGCGCACCTCGACGGTTCCGGGATCGGGAAGATCGCCGACGTCACCGCCGCGCACGTCACCTTGTTCGGCGCCGCGTTGCGCGAAGGTGACGCCGAGCACCAGCCGCTGGCCGCGTCGTCGGCCGCCCGGGCGCTGGTCGCCGTGCGGGGCCTGCACAAGTTCGCGCACGCTGAAGGCGTCACCGAGCACAACCCGGCCCGCGAGGTCCGGCCGCCGACCCCGGCGAAACGGCTGCCCAAGGCCCTGCCGGTCGACGACGTGCTGCGGCTGCTGGAGACCCCGGCGCCGGACGGCGAACGCGCGCTGCGCGACCGGGCGCTGCTGGAACTGCTCTACTCGACCGGCGCCCGCATCTCCGAGGCCGTCGGCCTGGACCTGGACGACATCGACGACGACGAGCGCACGGTCCTGCTCGACGGCAAGGGCGGCAAGCAGCGGCTGGTGCCGATCGGCCGGCCGGCGATCGCCGCGCTGCACGCCTACACCGTCCGCGCGCGGCCCGTGCTCGCTTCGCACGGCCGCGGCACCGCGGCGATGTTCCTCAACGTCCGCGGCAGCAGGCTTTCGCGGCAGAGCGCGTGGCAGGTGCTCAAGGACACGGCCGAGCGCGCCGGGATCGCCGTCGCCGTCTCGCCGCACACGCTGCGCCACTCCTTCGCCACGCATCTGCTCGAAGGCGGCGCGGACGTCCGGGTCGTGCAGGAACTGCTCGGCCACGCGTCGGTGACCACGACGCAGGTGTACACCCTGGTCACGGTCAACACACTGCGCGAGGTGTACGCGACGGCGCACCCCCGGGCGTTGGGCTAG
- a CDS encoding DUF1707 domain-containing protein, which translates to MESDELRIGTAEREEAARLLADHFGMGRITPDEYETRVTDAYAAVTIGDLRPLFRDLPQPHPGFLAPAPMYAQPTMQLPMYGPLPAPAPMPLPMPYAPPMPVPASYRSKTVAGVLQIVLPFGVGRFYTGQTGLGLLQLLVVLMTGVGVLWPIIDGIMLLANGGLDAEGRPLRP; encoded by the coding sequence ATGGAGTCCGACGAGCTCCGCATCGGCACGGCCGAGCGGGAAGAGGCGGCGAGACTGCTCGCCGACCACTTCGGCATGGGCCGCATCACCCCCGACGAGTACGAGACGCGGGTGACGGACGCCTACGCCGCCGTCACCATCGGCGACCTGCGGCCGTTGTTCCGCGACCTGCCACAGCCGCACCCGGGGTTCCTCGCGCCGGCGCCGATGTACGCGCAGCCGACGATGCAGCTGCCGATGTACGGGCCGCTCCCGGCACCTGCCCCGATGCCACTGCCGATGCCGTACGCGCCGCCGATGCCGGTGCCCGCGTCCTACCGGTCCAAGACCGTGGCCGGGGTGCTCCAGATCGTGCTGCCGTTCGGCGTCGGCCGGTTCTACACCGGCCAGACCGGGCTGGGCCTGCTCCAGCTCCTCGTCGTCCTGATGACCGGGGTCGGCGTGCTCTGGCCGATCATCGACGGCATCATGCTGCTGGCCAACGGCGGCCTGGACGCCGAAGGCCGCCCCCTGCGCCCCTGA
- a CDS encoding NUDIX hydrolase — translation MTAPGEHEFTVAASRDVHIGRVVGLRIDEVVMPGGATATREVIEHLGAVAILALDEDEQVTLIHQYRHPMGHRLWELPAGLIDHLGEDPVGTAKRELVEEVGLAAEDWVTLVDVAASPGFTDEVVRIFLARGLSDVERDVLGDEEADLVVRKFPLAEAVRMALAGELVNGATVSGVLAAHAVVTGGAQARPADAPWPDRPTAFAKRREG, via the coding sequence GTGACCGCGCCGGGCGAGCACGAGTTCACCGTCGCGGCCAGCCGCGACGTCCACATCGGACGGGTCGTCGGCCTGCGGATCGACGAGGTGGTGATGCCGGGCGGCGCCACCGCGACCCGCGAGGTCATCGAGCACCTCGGCGCGGTCGCGATCCTGGCGCTGGACGAGGACGAGCAGGTCACGCTCATCCACCAGTACCGGCACCCGATGGGGCACCGGCTGTGGGAGCTGCCGGCCGGCCTGATCGACCACCTCGGGGAGGACCCGGTCGGCACGGCCAAGCGCGAACTCGTCGAGGAAGTCGGTTTGGCCGCCGAGGACTGGGTGACGCTGGTCGACGTCGCGGCGTCACCGGGTTTCACCGACGAGGTGGTGCGGATCTTCCTGGCCCGTGGACTGTCCGATGTGGAGCGTGACGTGCTCGGGGACGAGGAGGCCGACCTGGTCGTCCGCAAGTTCCCGCTGGCCGAGGCGGTCCGGATGGCCCTGGCGGGCGAGCTGGTGAACGGCGCCACGGTGTCCGGCGTCCTGGCCGCGCACGCGGTGGTCACCGGGGGCGCCCAGGCGCGCCCGGCCGACGCCCCGTGGCCCGACCGCCCGACGGCGTTCGCCAAGCGCCGCGAAGGCTGA
- a CDS encoding CTP synthase → MGLQSRATKYVFVTGGVASSLGKGLTASSLGQLLTARGLRVTMQKLDPYLNVDPGTMNPFQHGEVFVTDDGAETDLDIGHYERFLDRSLDGKANVTTGQVYSEVIAKERRGEYLGDTVQVIPHITDEIKSRITAAAEPDEAGNAPDVVITEVGGTVGDIESLPFLEACRQVRHDVGRDQCFFLHVSLVPYLAPSGELKTKPTQHSVAALRNIGIQPDALVCRADREIPEDLKRKIGLMCDVDQEAVIACPDARSIYDIPKVLHREALDAYVVRRLGLPFRDVDWTVWGDLLDRVHNPSEVVKIAVVGKYIDLPDAYLSVTEALRAGGFAHRAKVEIVWVASDDAQTASGAASVLSDVDGVLIPGGFGIRGIEGKVGAIEYARTRGVPLLGLCLGLQCMVIEAARHLAGIEDAGSSEFDENTTHPVISTMADQRDVVAGERDMGGTMRLGAYPAKLKPGSQVAKAYGTTDVSERHRHRYEVNNAYRKQLTDAGLVFSGTSPDDRLVEFVELPAEKHPFFVGTQAHPELKSRPTRPHPLFSAFVKAVVDRKVAERLPVELPETSVAAR, encoded by the coding sequence GTGGGACTTCAGTCGCGGGCTACCAAGTACGTATTTGTCACCGGAGGCGTCGCCTCCTCTCTGGGTAAGGGACTCACGGCCTCGAGCCTGGGACAACTCCTTACCGCGCGCGGGCTTCGCGTCACGATGCAGAAGCTCGATCCGTACCTCAACGTCGACCCCGGGACGATGAACCCGTTCCAGCACGGTGAGGTGTTCGTCACCGACGACGGCGCCGAGACCGACCTCGACATCGGGCACTACGAGCGCTTCCTCGACCGCTCCCTCGACGGCAAGGCCAACGTCACGACCGGTCAGGTCTACTCCGAGGTCATCGCCAAGGAGCGTCGCGGCGAATACCTGGGCGACACGGTGCAGGTCATTCCGCACATCACCGACGAGATCAAGTCCCGGATCACCGCGGCCGCCGAGCCCGACGAGGCCGGGAACGCCCCGGACGTCGTCATCACCGAGGTCGGCGGCACGGTCGGCGACATCGAGTCGCTGCCGTTCCTCGAGGCGTGCCGCCAGGTCCGCCACGACGTCGGTCGCGACCAGTGCTTCTTCCTGCACGTCTCGCTGGTGCCGTACCTGGCGCCGTCGGGCGAGCTGAAGACGAAGCCGACCCAGCACTCGGTCGCCGCGCTGCGCAACATCGGCATCCAGCCCGACGCGCTGGTCTGCCGGGCCGACCGGGAGATCCCCGAGGACCTCAAGCGCAAGATCGGCCTGATGTGCGACGTCGACCAGGAGGCGGTCATCGCCTGCCCGGACGCGCGGTCCATCTACGACATCCCGAAGGTGCTGCACCGCGAGGCGCTCGACGCCTACGTGGTGCGCCGCCTCGGCCTGCCGTTCCGCGACGTCGACTGGACGGTGTGGGGCGACCTGCTCGACCGGGTGCACAACCCGAGCGAGGTCGTGAAGATCGCGGTCGTCGGCAAGTACATCGACCTGCCGGACGCGTACCTCTCGGTCACCGAGGCGCTGCGCGCGGGCGGGTTCGCGCACCGGGCCAAGGTCGAGATCGTCTGGGTCGCCTCCGACGACGCGCAGACCGCGTCCGGCGCGGCGTCCGTACTGTCCGATGTGGACGGTGTGCTGATCCCCGGCGGGTTCGGCATCCGCGGCATCGAGGGCAAGGTCGGCGCGATCGAGTACGCCCGCACCCGCGGCGTGCCGCTGCTGGGCCTGTGCCTCGGCCTGCAGTGCATGGTCATCGAGGCGGCCCGGCACCTGGCCGGCATCGAGGACGCCGGGTCGTCGGAGTTCGACGAGAACACCACGCACCCGGTGATCTCGACGATGGCCGACCAGCGCGACGTCGTCGCCGGCGAGCGCGACATGGGCGGCACGATGCGGCTCGGCGCGTACCCGGCGAAGCTCAAGCCGGGTTCGCAGGTCGCGAAGGCGTACGGCACCACCGACGTGTCCGAGCGGCACCGGCACCGCTACGAGGTGAACAACGCCTACCGCAAGCAGCTCACCGACGCCGGCCTGGTGTTCTCCGGCACGTCGCCGGACGACCGCCTGGTCGAGTTCGTCGAGCTGCCCGCCGAGAAGCACCCGTTCTTCGTCGGCACCCAGGCGCACCCCGAGCTCAAGAGCCGCCCGACCCGGCCGCACCCGCTGTTCAGCGCGTTCGTCAAGGCCGTGGTGGACCGCAAGGTCGCCGAGCGGCTGCCGGTCGAGCTGCCCGAGACCTCCGTGGCCGCCCGGTGA
- a CDS encoding acyltransferase produces MTTAQATLEAPARSARPGGKAPYLHQIDLFRLITFACVILIHVVGATNFAQDVGANAVETPLHFTREAFFALTGFVLVFQNRGRELTAGEFWRRRLPLVATPYLAWTMFFWAYSLVTGGQQPGSLEASMRLLLTDLVTGGAWYHLYFLLVTMQVYLLFPVLMKVLRATAGHHKWLLLGSGLLQVGVVAFMTYQPLGVSYETITRLYATILPYQFYTLFGALVAMHFETVHAWVGRHRLLLGGALVAVLAGTEWCYLRTVHSGTFPQVASDPFQPYLIPWFLTVIAAIYAFTTWWAARRTEGGRGARLVSWAANRSFSIFLVHPLALALLGPVIPHVAERFGAPWLSAVVYVATIALTIVIVEVLRRLPGSRALTGRPRLRLAKAAA; encoded by the coding sequence ATGACGACCGCCCAGGCCACGCTCGAGGCCCCCGCCCGCAGCGCGAGACCGGGCGGTAAAGCGCCCTACCTCCACCAGATCGACCTGTTCCGGTTGATCACCTTCGCCTGCGTCATCCTGATCCACGTGGTCGGCGCGACGAACTTCGCGCAGGACGTCGGGGCGAACGCCGTCGAGACGCCGCTGCACTTCACGCGTGAGGCCTTCTTCGCGCTGACCGGGTTCGTGCTGGTGTTCCAGAACCGCGGCCGCGAACTCACCGCCGGCGAGTTCTGGCGCCGCCGCCTGCCGCTGGTCGCGACGCCCTACCTCGCGTGGACGATGTTCTTCTGGGCCTATTCGCTGGTCACCGGCGGACAGCAGCCCGGCTCGCTCGAGGCGTCGATGCGCCTGCTGCTGACCGACCTCGTCACCGGCGGCGCCTGGTACCACCTGTACTTCCTGCTCGTGACGATGCAGGTCTACCTGCTGTTCCCGGTGCTGATGAAGGTGCTGCGCGCCACCGCGGGCCACCACAAGTGGCTGCTGCTGGGGAGCGGGCTGCTGCAGGTCGGCGTGGTCGCGTTCATGACCTACCAGCCGCTGGGCGTCAGCTACGAGACGATCACGCGCCTCTACGCCACGATCCTGCCGTACCAGTTCTACACACTGTTCGGCGCGCTGGTGGCCATGCACTTCGAGACCGTGCACGCCTGGGTGGGCCGGCACCGGCTGCTGCTCGGCGGCGCGCTGGTGGCGGTGCTGGCCGGCACCGAGTGGTGCTACCTCCGGACCGTCCACAGTGGAACTTTCCCGCAGGTGGCCAGTGATCCGTTCCAGCCGTACCTGATCCCGTGGTTCCTCACGGTCATCGCGGCGATCTACGCGTTCACCACGTGGTGGGCCGCGCGCCGCACCGAAGGTGGCCGCGGCGCGCGCCTGGTCTCCTGGGCGGCGAACCGGTCGTTCAGCATCTTCCTGGTCCACCCGCTCGCCCTGGCCCTGCTGGGCCCGGTGATCCCGCACGTCGCGGAGCGCTTCGGGGCGCCGTGGCTCAGCGCGGTCGTCTACGTCGCCACGATCGCGCTGACGATCGTCATCGTCGAGGTGCTCCGGCGGCTGCCGGGCAGCCGTGCGCTCACCGGCCGTCCCCGCCTGCGGTTGGCGAAGGCCGCTGCCTGA
- a CDS encoding aminotransferase-like domain-containing protein, which produces MRVPKYKVIVDAFAAKIRGGQWPVGTRLPTHRRLAADEGIAVVTASRAYAELEAMGLVSCEQGRGTFVRDLAAGDDVVDERAVAADAVDLSFNSPSVPGQADLLREALRDLASAGDLDALLRYQPHRGRAGDRESVARYLRRHGLDTGRERVLIVNGAQHGLAVTAMALFRPGDVVAVDALTYPGFRVLARTLGLDLAPLPAAGAGPDLDAFDRLCRGRRVRAVYTMPTLHNPLGWVLDDERRARLVAIARRHGVTIVEDASYAYLAEDAPPPLAMLAPEVTIHVSGLSKSVATGLRVGFVTAPGPLVPALERAIRATTWNTPALTAAIARRWLDDGTVDRLEARKREDARARQAVASEVLAGLPRAAHPASYFVWLPLGPDTRPDRIAAALARRRIAVATAEPFATTPAVPHALRLALGSVALGELRTALEAVRDEVEADARR; this is translated from the coding sequence GTGCGGGTGCCGAAGTACAAGGTGATCGTGGACGCGTTCGCGGCGAAGATCCGTGGCGGGCAGTGGCCGGTCGGCACGCGGCTGCCCACCCACCGGCGGCTCGCGGCCGACGAGGGCATCGCCGTCGTGACGGCGTCGCGGGCTTACGCCGAACTCGAAGCGATGGGTCTGGTCAGCTGTGAGCAGGGGCGGGGCACGTTCGTCCGCGATCTGGCTGCCGGCGACGACGTCGTCGATGAGCGGGCGGTCGCGGCCGACGCGGTCGACCTGAGCTTCAACTCACCCTCGGTCCCAGGTCAGGCCGATCTGCTGCGCGAGGCGTTGCGGGACCTCGCCTCGGCCGGCGACCTCGACGCGCTGCTGCGCTACCAGCCGCACCGCGGGCGCGCCGGCGACCGGGAGTCCGTCGCCCGCTACCTGCGGCGGCACGGGCTCGACACCGGCCGCGAACGGGTCCTGATCGTCAACGGCGCGCAGCACGGCCTCGCCGTGACGGCCATGGCCCTGTTCCGGCCCGGGGACGTCGTCGCGGTGGACGCCCTGACCTACCCCGGGTTCCGGGTGCTCGCCCGCACGCTCGGGCTGGACCTGGCGCCGCTGCCGGCGGCCGGGGCGGGGCCGGACCTCGACGCCTTCGACCGGTTGTGCCGCGGACGCCGGGTCCGCGCGGTGTACACGATGCCGACCCTGCACAACCCGCTCGGCTGGGTGCTCGACGACGAGCGGCGCGCGCGGCTGGTCGCGATCGCCCGTCGCCACGGCGTGACGATCGTCGAGGACGCCTCGTACGCCTACCTCGCCGAGGACGCGCCGCCGCCGCTGGCGATGCTCGCGCCGGAGGTCACCATCCACGTGTCGGGCTTGTCGAAGAGCGTCGCGACCGGGCTGCGGGTCGGGTTCGTGACGGCGCCCGGCCCGCTCGTGCCGGCGCTCGAACGCGCCATCCGCGCCACGACGTGGAACACACCCGCCCTGACCGCGGCGATCGCCCGCCGCTGGCTCGACGACGGCACCGTCGACCGCCTCGAGGCGCGCAAGCGCGAAGACGCCCGCGCGCGGCAAGCCGTCGCGTCGGAGGTGCTGGCCGGGCTGCCCCGCGCCGCGCATCCGGCGTCGTACTTCGTGTGGCTGCCCCTGGGCCCGGACACGCGCCCGGACCGGATCGCGGCGGCGCTGGCCCGGCGGCGGATCGCGGTGGCCACCGCGGAGCCGTTCGCGACGACGCCGGCGGTGCCCCACGCCCTCCGGCTGGCGCTGGGCTCGGTCGCGCTGGGCGAATTACGCACCGCGTTGGAAGCGGTCCGCGACGAGGTCGAGGCCGACGCGCGTCGCTGA
- a CDS encoding DJ-1/PfpI family protein, with protein MHTAILTFDGYNELDSLIALGVLNRVTGMRVSIASSAPRVTSMNGVTIDAMIGLEEACTADAVIVGSGSKTREVVEDPAVMATLRGLDPARQLLAAQCSGTLVLAKLGLLAGVPACTDLTTKPWVLAAGVEVLNQPFFARGDLATAGGCLASTYLATWIIARLQGLDAAEHAMHYVAPVGEKDDYVERALRNVTPYLEPAAISA; from the coding sequence ATGCACACCGCGATCCTCACCTTCGACGGCTACAACGAGCTCGACTCGCTCATCGCGCTGGGCGTCCTCAACCGGGTGACCGGCATGCGGGTGTCGATCGCGAGCTCGGCCCCGCGGGTGACGTCGATGAACGGCGTCACGATCGACGCCATGATCGGCCTGGAAGAGGCCTGCACTGCCGACGCCGTCATCGTCGGCAGTGGCTCGAAGACCCGCGAGGTCGTCGAAGACCCGGCCGTCATGGCCACGCTGCGCGGCCTCGATCCCGCCCGGCAGCTGCTGGCCGCGCAGTGTTCGGGCACGCTCGTGCTGGCGAAGCTCGGGCTGCTGGCGGGCGTGCCCGCCTGCACCGACCTGACGACCAAGCCGTGGGTGCTCGCGGCCGGCGTCGAGGTGCTGAACCAGCCGTTCTTCGCCCGCGGCGACCTCGCCACCGCCGGTGGCTGCCTGGCCTCGACCTACCTCGCCACCTGGATCATCGCCCGGCTCCAGGGTCTCGACGCGGCCGAGCACGCCATGCACTACGTCGCGCCCGTCGGCGAGAAGGACGACTACGTCGAGCGGGCGCTGCGGAACGTGACGCCCTACCTCGAACCGGCGGCGATCTCCGCCTGA
- a CDS encoding GntR family transcriptional regulator: protein MTSANERQPLAATRQRVRDELRERILTGRLRPGDRLVERELAEDLGVSRVPVREAIRSLEAEGFLVEQSARRIVVRQLARVDVEELFDVREALEGLAAGRAAERAGAPELKRLERLLADAARATARGDAARITVLNSRFHDEIVALAGNTLLTTMLQPLQGRLRWLTSQNEHWTELLDEHRRLYDAIASGDADRAHAEAVEHVRVNREVTLKSLFGDDQAEIAAGSR, encoded by the coding sequence GTGACGTCGGCGAACGAGCGGCAACCCCTCGCGGCCACCCGCCAGCGGGTGCGCGACGAGCTGCGCGAACGGATCCTGACCGGCCGCCTCCGCCCGGGTGACCGGCTGGTCGAGCGCGAGCTGGCCGAGGACCTGGGCGTGTCCAGGGTGCCGGTGCGCGAGGCCATCCGCAGCCTGGAGGCCGAAGGGTTCCTCGTCGAGCAGTCGGCGCGCCGGATCGTCGTCCGGCAGCTCGCGCGGGTCGACGTCGAGGAGCTGTTCGACGTCCGCGAGGCCCTTGAGGGGCTCGCCGCGGGGCGTGCCGCCGAGCGGGCGGGGGCGCCGGAGCTGAAGCGGCTCGAGCGGCTGCTCGCCGACGCCGCCCGCGCGACGGCCCGTGGCGACGCGGCCAGGATCACCGTGCTCAACTCGCGCTTCCACGACGAGATCGTGGCCCTCGCGGGCAACACGCTGCTCACCACGATGCTGCAGCCGCTGCAGGGCAGGCTCCGCTGGCTGACCAGCCAGAACGAGCACTGGACCGAGCTGCTAGACGAGCACCGCCGGCTCTACGACGCGATCGCTTCGGGGGACGCGGACCGCGCGCACGCCGAAGCCGTCGAGCACGTGCGCGTCAACCGCGAGGTGACGCTGAAGTCCCTCTTCGGCGACGATCAGGCGGAGATCGCCGCCGGTTCGAGGTAG
- a CDS encoding NCS1 family nucleobase:cation symporter-1 yields MTAAPLTETGQETSPPPDSRLWNEDLAPVQDRRWKVYDIFALWMSDVHNLGNYTFAAGLFVLGLSAWQVFTALLFGFVIIYVGMNLMGRIGQRTGVPFPVVARLSFGTFGANLPALIRAVIAIFWYGIQTYLASVAITLLVLAIDPGLKPLTEHGFLGLHALGWICFIALWAAQALILTRGMESIRKFQDWCGPAIWVVMIALAVWILAAAHWNISFTSSPKQLSTGEQIRQWFGAAGLILATYGTLMLNFCDFSRNAPDQKTVRRGNFWGLPINSTAFALLSVVVTAGSMQVFGEAITDPAELLSKVHNTPVLIIGALTFAIATMGVNIVANFVSPAYDLANIWPKRITFTVGGMISAVAALCVLPWKLYSSPAVVNYFLGGLGAFLGPLFGIMIVDYYLIRRGKVDVAQLFVDGGIYPRVNPRALVTFFPTAALAAVIALVPFFGPAAPYSWFIGTASSAALYFAVSRKHR; encoded by the coding sequence ATGACCGCCGCCCCGCTCACCGAAACCGGACAAGAGACGAGCCCGCCGCCGGACTCCCGGCTCTGGAACGAAGACCTCGCCCCCGTGCAGGACCGCCGGTGGAAGGTCTACGACATCTTCGCGCTGTGGATGTCGGACGTGCACAACCTCGGCAACTACACCTTCGCGGCCGGGTTGTTCGTGCTCGGCCTGTCGGCCTGGCAGGTGTTCACCGCCCTGCTGTTCGGCTTCGTCATCATCTACGTCGGCATGAACCTGATGGGCCGGATCGGGCAGCGCACCGGCGTGCCGTTCCCGGTCGTCGCGCGGCTGAGCTTCGGCACCTTCGGCGCCAACCTGCCCGCGCTGATCCGCGCGGTCATCGCGATCTTCTGGTACGGCATCCAGACCTACCTCGCTAGCGTGGCCATCACGCTGCTCGTGCTCGCCATCGACCCGGGCCTGAAACCGTTGACCGAACACGGTTTCCTCGGCCTGCACGCGCTCGGCTGGATCTGTTTCATCGCCCTCTGGGCGGCCCAGGCGCTGATCCTGACCCGCGGCATGGAGTCGATCCGCAAGTTCCAGGACTGGTGCGGCCCGGCGATCTGGGTCGTGATGATCGCGCTCGCGGTGTGGATCCTCGCCGCCGCCCACTGGAACATCTCGTTCACCAGCAGCCCGAAGCAGCTCTCGACGGGTGAGCAGATCCGGCAGTGGTTCGGCGCGGCGGGGCTGATCCTGGCCACCTACGGCACGCTGATGCTCAACTTCTGCGACTTCTCCCGCAACGCACCGGACCAGAAGACCGTGCGGCGCGGCAACTTCTGGGGCTTGCCGATCAACTCGACGGCGTTCGCGCTGCTGTCGGTCGTCGTCACCGCGGGCAGCATGCAGGTGTTCGGCGAGGCCATCACCGACCCGGCCGAGCTGCTGTCCAAGGTGCACAACACGCCGGTGCTCATCATCGGCGCGCTGACCTTCGCGATCGCCACCATGGGCGTCAACATCGTCGCGAACTTCGTCTCCCCCGCCTACGACCTGGCCAACATCTGGCCGAAGCGGATCACGTTCACCGTCGGCGGGATGATCAGCGCGGTGGCCGCGTTGTGCGTGCTGCCGTGGAAGCTGTACTCCTCGCCCGCGGTGGTCAACTACTTCCTCGGCGGGCTCGGCGCGTTCCTCGGGCCGCTGTTCGGGATCATGATCGTCGACTACTACCTGATCCGGCGCGGCAAGGTCGACGTCGCGCAGCTGTTCGTCGACGGCGGGATCTACCCGCGGGTGAACCCGCGCGCGCTGGTGACGTTCTTCCCGACCGCCGCGCTGGCCGCGGTGATCGCGCTGGTGCCGTTCTTCGGTCCGGCCGCGCCGTACTCGTGGTTCATCGGCACGGCGTCGTCCGCGGCGCTGTACTTCGCGGTGTCGAGGAAACACCGATGA
- a CDS encoding aspartate/glutamate racemase family protein produces MRIVVTNCNTTEAMTKEIETGARAAASPGTEILARTPKWGPESAEGWLDSFLSAAAVLDLLRGLEEPFDAVVLAGFGEHGREGARELLDVPVVDITEAAAHLACLLGRRYGVVTTLDRTCGLIEDSLHSAGVAQNCVTVTGAGLGVLELTDERRTESALLTAGRRARDAGAEVLVLGCAGMTGLDRRIATMLDIPVIDGVAAAVRLAESLVSLGLKTSRAGSYARPLDKKRTWPTD; encoded by the coding sequence ATGAGGATCGTCGTCACCAACTGCAACACCACCGAGGCGATGACGAAGGAGATCGAGACCGGCGCCCGCGCCGCGGCGAGCCCGGGCACCGAGATCCTCGCCCGGACGCCGAAGTGGGGTCCGGAATCGGCCGAGGGCTGGCTGGACAGCTTCCTCTCGGCGGCCGCCGTCCTGGATCTGTTGCGGGGCCTCGAAGAACCGTTCGACGCGGTCGTGCTCGCCGGGTTCGGCGAGCACGGCCGCGAGGGGGCGCGCGAACTGCTGGACGTCCCGGTCGTCGACATCACCGAAGCCGCCGCGCACCTGGCCTGCCTGCTGGGCCGCCGCTACGGCGTCGTGACCACTTTGGACCGGACGTGCGGGCTGATCGAGGACAGCCTGCACTCCGCCGGGGTCGCGCAGAACTGCGTGACGGTCACCGGTGCCGGCCTCGGCGTCCTGGAGCTGACCGACGAACGCCGCACGGAGTCGGCGTTGCTGACCGCCGGCCGCCGGGCGCGCGACGCCGGCGCGGAGGTCCTGGTGCTCGGCTGCGCCGGGATGACCGGGCTGGATCGCCGGATCGCGACGATGCTCGACATCCCGGTGATCGACGGTGTCGCCGCCGCCGTCCGGCTCGCCGAGTCGCTCGTTTCGCTGGGCCTCAAGACCAGCCGGGCCGGGTCCTACGCCCGGCCCCTCGACAAGAAGCGCACCTGGCCGACCGATTGA